A region of the Chryseobacterium gotjawalense genome:
AACAGAAAAATTATGCTTTAGATTTTTGTACCCACGAATGGATTCTCTTTTTGGATGCGGATGAAATTCCGGATTCGGAGTTGAAAAATTCCATCAGAAAAATTGTGGATTCGGGAAATTCCAAATTTAATGTTTATGAAATTAAATTCAAGAATTATGTTGGCACGCGTCTCATAAAACATGGAGGTTGGGGAAAAGTGTACCGCGAAAGATTTTTCAAAAAAAGCAGTGCACAATATTCCTCCGACAAAGTTCATGAATATTTGATGACCGACAGCAAAAAAGGCCGTTTAAACGGACATATTAATCATTATACTTACAAAAACATCCATCATTATCTTTCGAAAATGAATAATTACTCGGATATGATGGCTGAAAAAATGTTTGAAAGGGGCAAAAAAGTAAACCAACTGAAAGTAATTGTAAATCCTGCTTTTCAGTTTTTCAAAACTTACTTTATTAAGTTTGGATTTCTGGATGGTTTCGCGGGTTTCTATATCGCCCGAACGATGGCTTTTTATAATTTTATGAAATATATCAAACTCTACAGCATAATAAGACGGAGCAAACTCGAAAAAAAATCTTTACAATGATATTTCTTGTAATTATTTTAGTTTTGTTTATTATCTATTTTCGCCTTTATCTTTATCTTTTTCCCAAACACAGACTTATTATTCTGATGTATCATAAGGTGGAGAAAGAAGCTGAAGATGAACTTACAGTGAGTGTAGAAAATCTTGAAAAGCAGTTTAAATATCTTCGTGAAAAAAAATACCGTTCGCTTTTTTTTAAAGATATTCAGTCCGAATCCAGAAAGAAAATCATCATTACTTTCGACGACGGTTATTACAATAATTATGAGTTTTTACCGGCTCTTCTCGAAAAATACGACCTTAAAGCAATCATTTTTATTTCCACAGGCTTTATTGAAAATGGGTATCATGAAAATAAAATGATGAGTTTTGAAGACCTTAAGAATCTTAATCCCAATTTTTTCGAAATTGCGCTTCACAGTCATCTGCACCAGAATTTCAGGACATTGAACATCCGTGAAATTGAGAAAGACTTAATAGCGAATATGCAGATTCTGGAATCTCATCAGATTAATTATTCTAAAATTGTGGCCTATCCGTACGGAAAATATGCTAAAAATAAAGAGAATCAAAATCTGCTTTTTTACACCTTAAAGAAATTAGGCATTGACTTTGCTGTAAGAATTGGCAATAAAATAAATTATTTCCCAAATGCCCAACCTTACGAACTTTGCAGAATCGATATCAAAGGTGGGGACTCGCTGCAAAAATTTAAAATTAAATTAATACTGGGAAAACTGAAGTTTTTTTGATTCTTTACACGTAAATTAATCAAAGACGAATAAAAAAATGATGCTTACGGAGAGAATAAGTGGTTTAATAATCACTTTTAATGAAGAAAAAAATATTCAGGAAATTCTGGATTGCTTTACATTTTGTGACGAGATTATTGTTGTAGATTCATTCAGCACGGATAAAACGGTAGAAATTGCCTCGCGGAATCCGAAGGTGAAAATCATCCAGCATCAGTTCGAAGACTTTACAAAGCAACGGAATATAGCTTTGGATGCCGCGAAAAATGATTGGGTCATTTTTTTGGATGGTGACGAACGGATTACGCCGGAACTGCAAAAAGAGATTATTTCGGAATTGAATAAATCCGATAAAAAGGACGCTTATTATTTCTATCGAAAATTTTATTTTGGCGGAAAACCGGTGAGTTTTTCGGGAACACAAACTGATAAAAACATTAGACTTTTTCGTAGAACCAAATGCAGGTATACCGCCGATAAAAAAGTACATGAAACACTCGAAGTACAAGGCACAACCGGTATTTTAAAAAACAAATTAATTCATTATTCTTTTGAAAATTTTGAGCAATTCAAGAAGAAAATGCTTTATTATGGTTTATTAAAAGGAAGTGAACTTACCGATAAAGGAAAGAAATATTCAATCATTACTCATTGGGGAAAAGTTGCATTAAAGTTTATGAAAACTTATTTTTTAAAATTAGGATTTTTGGATGGAATTACTGGACTGAAAATAAGTTACCTCCAAAGCCTTTATGTGAGTGAAACTTACAGAACCCTGAAAAACAATAATTAATTAGTATATCTAAAAATGGTCGAAGAAATTTCGGCCATTTTTTTGTTATATGGAATTAGTGATTTGCTAACAATATAGTTGAAAATTTAATCTGAAAATATTAAACGTTCTATTAATGAGTTGATTGAATTATTTGCAAAAAATATTATTTATTTACGTAAACAGGTCTTTTATTTTTAAAAAATTGATCGATAAACATTTTTAGTTTTTTTTGAGTATTGGATTCCCTTACCCGAATCGGATTTTGTGTAAGATTCATTTCTTTCACGTGTTCTATGATTTGATCAAAAGAATAATTTTTCATAAAGCATTCTTTCAGAAAATGATCAATAATCTGGTTCCATTGTTTTTTATTTCCCCAATAATGTCCAACGATATGAGCCGCAGGTCGCAACGCAGAGTATTCGTTCAGTCCCAGAGAAAAGGCAAACTGTTCTATAAGTCTTCGTGGTACATCATCCGCGCACATCGCATCATTAATTCCTAAAGTCACCTCCAGGCAATCCAAATGTTTGTTAGAAATCCCAATCAGTCCTGCGTTCCACATTGCAGAATTTTCATCAATTTTAGTATTATGATAGGTTTTGCCTTTCATCTGCGTCCACATTAATTTTTCGGTTTTCGAAGAAAGTGCAAAAAGTTTTCCTTCTTCTATATGCATGAAATTTTGTCCATTTTTCATACCATTTCGTAGCGCATCCATGTTATTATAAAAGAAAGTATCACCGTCTAAATATAGGATGGAATCTAAAGGATATTTTTGGGCAATCAACTGAAGCGCTTTAATTTTTACCCTCCAGAAAAAATTATATTTTCCTTCCCATTCTTTTATAACATCTCTGTTAATTGGTATTATTTCTATATTACCTTCTAAAGAGCTAAACAATGAAGGGTTTTCAGCAACAACTATAATTCTATCTTCAGCATTTTTATAAGCCGAGGAAGTGTATATTGAAAAATATACCTGCTGATAGTGATCCATATTATTGCCAAATACTAAGTATACAATATTCATGTTGATGAAATTTTTTATTTAAAAGCCTTTAATACCATTTTAAATTGGTACTTAACTGGTCAAATTTAGTGTAAAACAGCGGATATCAAAAATTTGTTTGGCTTGATATTTTCAATTAAATTGCAGAATAAATATCTAGCAAGTGTGGCTTACTGTTGAAGTCTTTGCTTTATGCAAAAAGGATAAAGAAGCGATTTAATCTTCCTATATAAATTTTCGTTAATTCAAGTAGTAGCCAGTTGCAATTCTCATGAATAATTATCCATTAATAAGTCTAATCATTCCTTGTTATAACGCTGAACAGACGTTAGAAAAATGTCTTAATTCTGTGATTCAACAATCTTACAATAATTTAGAAATAATTATTGTTGATGATGGCTCCACTGATGGGAGTTCGAAAATCTATGAAGAATTTCAAAGAAAAGATAACCGAATCGAAATTTTCAGACAGGACAATTATGGCGTTTCGAAAGCAAGAAACAAAGGAGTAAAAGCAGCTATAGGAGAATATATTTGTTTTGTAGATTCTGATGATTGGGTAGAAACCAATTATTGTTCCGAGCTCTATAATTTACTTATTACCGAAAATGCGGATATTGCTATTATAGAAGCTTCTTATGAAGATGAAATCGGAAATGTCATTTTTAATAAACCTATTTCTAGCGAGAAGGTATTTGATGGAAAAAGAGCTTTAGTTCTTTTACTGGAAGATAAATTTATACAAAGCCACCCGTGGGGCAAACTATACAAAGCGACCTTTTTAAAAAATGTAAGCTTTCCTGAAGATTTGAAATGTTTTGAAGATTATTCAACACTTTTCAAAATTTTCGACAAAGCGGTAAAGGTTGTTAGATCGGATGAAAAGCTTTATCATTACCTACAACATGCAGACAGTCTTTCGCACAATCTTTCCCCGAAAACCGCCTATTATTTTTATTTGGCGATAATGGATGTATTTAAATTTTGTCAAAGTACAACACAGCTCAAAAATCAAGAAAATATCACAAAAAATATAATCAGAAAACTTCTGATGGTTCTTAAGCGTATTCTCCGAAATACGACGAAAGAGGAAATGCAGCTTGAAAAGGAAAAAATCCGACAATCCTTTAAATCTTTTCTTAAATATCACCTTAAAGACATAGGTTTGGAATATTGGTTATATTTAAGATTATACTACTATTACCCAAATCTATACGCGAAATTAATTTCTAAGAATGATAAATAAACCGCTGGTATCTATTGTTGTCCCTTGTTACAACGTTGAGAAATATGTTGAGGCATGCATCAGTTCTGTGATTTTACAGGATTATGAAAACTGGGAATGTATTTTAATTAATGACGGAAGCAAGGACAATACTTTGGATTTAATAAAGAGTTTTGAATCTAGAGAGAACCGAATTCGAGTTTTTACACAAGAAAATTTTGGGCTTTCTGCTACTAGAAATAAAGGAATCGAAAATGCAAACGGAGAATTCCTGTTTTTTTTGGATTCGGATGATATTTTGAGCAACGATGCAATCAGCACTTTGGTTTCATCTTTTCAAAATAATGATATTGTTACCGGCATTACTACATCTGCGGCTTTTTCTAATAATAATAATAATATGACCAGGCTTTCTCAATTACTGCATCCCAAAGAAGGCACTATCACCTTCGAGAACAGTCATTTTGAAGTTTTGGTTAGAACGATGGAAATAGGACTTACGCCAGTAGCACAAAACAGATTATATAGAAAAGATTTTATTGATCAACATCAGCTTCGTTTCAAATCCGGCATTTTACATGAAGATGAATTGTGGTTTTTTGAAACCATGTTGTTAGCTGAAAATGTAAAATTTATCAATAAAGAAACTTATTTTTATAGAATTGATAATCAAGATTCTATTACAAAAAATGTAGGTGACAGAAATTTAGAATCTTATATACAGGTTATGGAGGAGATTATTAAAAAATATTCTCAACACGAACAATTCAATATAATTGCAAAATGGTATTCGGTTTATATTAAAAAAATATTTCTTGATTTTGCTGTTAGAGAGCGATCAAAACTCAGTGGTCAAATAATTTCAAGACTGGAATCAGCTTTAAAAGATTGTTACATTCCCTTAGCAAAAGAGAATCTTCTCTCAAAGAATAATGACCTCTATTACAAAACTATTAATAAATTATCATTAAAACCCTTTAGTATTATTGAAAAACATTTCTTCCGTAACCCGGTGAATAGTCTGAGGAAAATCGTAAACGTATTTAAAGTCTCTTATTTCTTAAAATAAAATGGTGACTCCTAAAACTTTTCTTTTGGTAATGCCGGATTATTCAGATTTTTCAGAACTCTTTATGAAAAATTTGGAGAAATCTGGATTTCAAGCGTCATTGATAACCGATAAAATTCCCGTTTTTAAGTATAAAGGAAATCAAAGGCTATTGAATTTTTTTAGAAAAACTTTTTTAAAAGATAAAAACTTCAAAAAGGAACTTGTTGCCAACTTTAAACAAAACGAATTTTTAAAATTAGCAGACGACTTGAAGCAAAATTTTGACTATGTTTTGGTGATTCGCCCAGATGAGTTTCCCATTCCATTTATTGAAAAATTCAGAAATAAAACTTCTAAATTAATTGCTTATCAATGGGACGGCATTGAAAAGTTCCCAGAGGTAAAAAACTATTTCTCTCTTTTTGATTCTTTTTTTTGTTTTGAAGAAGTGAAAGATGTAGAAAACGTCAAGAAAATAACCAATTTTTACTTTGATTTTGATGATTTTAAATCCACCCAGCCCATTCAAAAAAACATGCGGCCAGTTTTCTATTTTGTAGGATTAGATTGGGAAAACAGAAGAAAAAAGATTGACAACTTTGTGCAGTTTGCTGTCGAAAACAATATTTCACTCAATTTTTATTTGCAGGAATTTGATAAAAATGAGAACAAAAATCCGAATATTACCTATATAAAAAAACGGATATCGTTTGCTGAAAACCTGGAGTTTGTTAAGAAAGCAGATGTTCTTCTGGATTTTGTTGATCCCCGACACGACGGATTATCGATTCGTTTTTTTGAAGGAATGTATTATAAGAAAAAAGTAATTACAGATAATAAGATGGTGAGAAATTACGAATTCTATCATCCAAGCAATATCTTGGTTCTAGAGAATAATTATCAGGATATTGATGAATTTCTCAAAATTCCGTATTATGAAATTTCAGATAAAATTGTGAAAAAATATGGATTTAGCAGTTGGATAAAAAAAATTATTAAAGAGTAAATGCATGGGAATTAAAAGAAAAATTAAAAATTTTATTTATCTCAAAAAAAATTATCCTTTATCAGAAAAAACAATTGTTCCTGATAGTAACAAAAAAACGATTCTGATTATCGACACTCAGATTCCCACTTTTGATATGGATTCAGCATCCAACCGAATCACCGAAATTGCCAAGTTTTTGGCTAAAAACTATAATGTTTACATTATGGATTCGGCAAACAGGATTCCCAAAGTAGAGTCAAAAAAATATATCGAAAACCTAAATAGCAATGATATAACAATTTATACTCCCTATCTCAATAAATATGGGGTCATGCGTGGTAAGAAATATTTTTTAAAAAAACTGATTCCCAAGCTTGATTTTGTATGGCTTCATCGCCCGGAAGTCTTTAGAGATTATGTCGATTTTTTCCGAAATAACGCACCAAATGCTAAAGTTATTTATGACATGGTCGACATCCATTATCTAAGAATGGAAAGGGGTTTGCAAATAAAGTATGATAAAAACAGAGCAAAGGAAGCTGTTTATTTTAAATATATCGAAACCGAACTCTGTAGAAAAGCCGACAAAATTGCTGTAATCAGCGAGAAGGAAAAGGATTTTATGAAAGATTTTGTAGAGGAATCTAAACTGTTTACGATAAGCAATGTTCATAACTTAAAAGTAAAACCTGAAGAAACGCCTGCCTTTGAAAAACGAAATGGTATTTTCTTTATCGGAGGTTTTTTGCATGATCCTAATGTAGATGCAGTTGAAGTGCTGTATCACAAAATAATGCCTTTGGTTTGGGAACAATTACCCAATCTTAAGATTACCATCATTGGTGCTGAAGCTCCAGAATCAATATTAGAAATGAATTCTGCTCAATTTGAAGTGGTGGGTTTTGTGGAAAACATTATTCCTTATTATGAAAAATGTTTTGCGTCTGTTTCACCGTTAAGATTTGGTGCAGGTGTGAAAGGTAAAATCGGACAGGCATTGGAATATACACTTCCTGTGATAACCACCGAAATTGGTGCTGAAGGAATGTTTTTGGAAAATGAAATCACCGCTTTAATTGCAGGAAACGAGGATTGTCAAAAATTTGCAGATAATATTATAGCGATCTGTAAAAACAAAGAACTTTGGAATACGCTTCATCAAAATTCAGAAAAAGCAATTTATCCATTTTCTATTGATGCGCAGAAAGAAGAATTGTTTAGGCTGTTGTCATAATCAATGACATTTAAACTGTTACGACTTTGTTCACTTGAGTTATTACTCCTGAAGACGAATTGTAATTTAAAAAGATCCATTACTTTATTTTCTCTCATAATCATCCTGCAGCCTCACAATATCATCTTCCCCGAAATAAGTTCCAGTCTGTACTTCCACAAAAATAAGCAGTTCTGTTGAGCGGTTTTCAATTCGGTGTTTAGCTCCTAAAGGAATATGAATGCTTTCACCATATTTTACAGTAATCTCCTCTCCGTCTAAGGTGACAACTGCTTCGCCCTCAACGATTGTCCAGAATTCCTGTCGGTGATGATGAAACTGGTAAGATAATCGCTGACCCGGATTTACTTCAATTCTCTTTAATTTATAATGAGGTTCATCTGCCAAAACATAATATTTCCCCCACGGTCTGTCACCAATTTCTAACATATACAGCATAATTTATAGTGCAAAAATAAGTAATTTTATGAAACACGCCTGTCAGAATATGATCTACAGGAAAATAATTGAACAAGTGTTCCATCTGACCATTCAAAGCAATAAAAATAAACAGATGAAACACCGTTTTTTTCTTTAAATTTGTACCTTAAAATTTCAAGGAAAATGAGCAAAGTAAGAGTGCGTTTTGCACCAAGTCCAACCGGACCTTTACATTTAGGAGGAGTACGAACCGCATTGTACGATTATCTTTTTGCCAAAAACAAAGGTGGTGATTTCGTATTGAGAATAGAAGATACCGATACTGCCCGATATGTGGAAGGTGCGGAAGAATATATTATGGAAGCCCTGGAATGGTGCGGAATCATTCCTGATGAAAGTCCTAAACATGGTGGCCCATTTGCACCTTACAGACAATCGGAAAGACGGGAAATTTACGATAAACATTTAGTAGCGCTTCTAAAAACAGATTATGCCTATTTGGCCTTCGATACTCCGGAAGAGC
Encoded here:
- a CDS encoding glycosyltransferase family 2 protein, with product MGVSVAVITYNEEDNIKRYLDSVNDIADEIIVVDSYSKDRTKERCSEYPNVKFFEKKFNGYGEQKNYALDFCTHEWILFLDADEIPDSELKNSIRKIVDSGNSKFNVYEIKFKNYVGTRLIKHGGWGKVYRERFFKKSSAQYSSDKVHEYLMTDSKKGRLNGHINHYTYKNIHHYLSKMNNYSDMMAEKMFERGKKVNQLKVIVNPAFQFFKTYFIKFGFLDGFAGFYIARTMAFYNFMKYIKLYSIIRRSKLEKKSLQ
- a CDS encoding polysaccharide deacetylase family protein — its product is MIFLVIILVLFIIYFRLYLYLFPKHRLIILMYHKVEKEAEDELTVSVENLEKQFKYLREKKYRSLFFKDIQSESRKKIIITFDDGYYNNYEFLPALLEKYDLKAIIFISTGFIENGYHENKMMSFEDLKNLNPNFFEIALHSHLHQNFRTLNIREIEKDLIANMQILESHQINYSKIVAYPYGKYAKNKENQNLLFYTLKKLGIDFAVRIGNKINYFPNAQPYELCRIDIKGGDSLQKFKIKLILGKLKFF
- a CDS encoding glycosyltransferase family 2 protein, translating into MMLTERISGLIITFNEEKNIQEILDCFTFCDEIIVVDSFSTDKTVEIASRNPKVKIIQHQFEDFTKQRNIALDAAKNDWVIFLDGDERITPELQKEIISELNKSDKKDAYYFYRKFYFGGKPVSFSGTQTDKNIRLFRRTKCRYTADKKVHETLEVQGTTGILKNKLIHYSFENFEQFKKKMLYYGLLKGSELTDKGKKYSIITHWGKVALKFMKTYFLKLGFLDGITGLKISYLQSLYVSETYRTLKNNN
- a CDS encoding glycosyltransferase family 2 protein, which codes for MNNYPLISLIIPCYNAEQTLEKCLNSVIQQSYNNLEIIIVDDGSTDGSSKIYEEFQRKDNRIEIFRQDNYGVSKARNKGVKAAIGEYICFVDSDDWVETNYCSELYNLLITENADIAIIEASYEDEIGNVIFNKPISSEKVFDGKRALVLLLEDKFIQSHPWGKLYKATFLKNVSFPEDLKCFEDYSTLFKIFDKAVKVVRSDEKLYHYLQHADSLSHNLSPKTAYYFYLAIMDVFKFCQSTTQLKNQENITKNIIRKLLMVLKRILRNTTKEEMQLEKEKIRQSFKSFLKYHLKDIGLEYWLYLRLYYYYPNLYAKLISKNDK
- a CDS encoding glycosyltransferase family 2 protein, whose amino-acid sequence is MINKPLVSIVVPCYNVEKYVEACISSVILQDYENWECILINDGSKDNTLDLIKSFESRENRIRVFTQENFGLSATRNKGIENANGEFLFFLDSDDILSNDAISTLVSSFQNNDIVTGITTSAAFSNNNNNMTRLSQLLHPKEGTITFENSHFEVLVRTMEIGLTPVAQNRLYRKDFIDQHQLRFKSGILHEDELWFFETMLLAENVKFINKETYFYRIDNQDSITKNVGDRNLESYIQVMEEIIKKYSQHEQFNIIAKWYSVYIKKIFLDFAVRERSKLSGQIISRLESALKDCYIPLAKENLLSKNNDLYYKTINKLSLKPFSIIEKHFFRNPVNSLRKIVNVFKVSYFLK
- a CDS encoding glycosyltransferase family 4 protein encodes the protein MGIKRKIKNFIYLKKNYPLSEKTIVPDSNKKTILIIDTQIPTFDMDSASNRITEIAKFLAKNYNVYIMDSANRIPKVESKKYIENLNSNDITIYTPYLNKYGVMRGKKYFLKKLIPKLDFVWLHRPEVFRDYVDFFRNNAPNAKVIYDMVDIHYLRMERGLQIKYDKNRAKEAVYFKYIETELCRKADKIAVISEKEKDFMKDFVEESKLFTISNVHNLKVKPEETPAFEKRNGIFFIGGFLHDPNVDAVEVLYHKIMPLVWEQLPNLKITIIGAEAPESILEMNSAQFEVVGFVENIIPYYEKCFASVSPLRFGAGVKGKIGQALEYTLPVITTEIGAEGMFLENEITALIAGNEDCQKFADNIIAICKNKELWNTLHQNSEKAIYPFSIDAQKEELFRLLS
- a CDS encoding phosphomannose isomerase type II C-terminal cupin domain yields the protein MLEIGDRPWGKYYVLADEPHYKLKRIEVNPGQRLSYQFHHHRQEFWTIVEGEAVVTLDGEEITVKYGESIHIPLGAKHRIENRSTELLIFVEVQTGTYFGEDDIVRLQDDYERK